Proteins from a genomic interval of Quercus lobata isolate SW786 chromosome 11, ValleyOak3.0 Primary Assembly, whole genome shotgun sequence:
- the LOC115966962 gene encoding uncharacterized protein LOC115966962, which translates to MEEMKENMRRANPIEDLVHRTDSPFTASINGHPLSSKFKLPSLDSYDGTRDPFDHIATFKTIMHLQGVPDEIMCRAFLTTLKGPARVWFSKIPPNSGENESLRSFITRFNREALSVDEADDKLLLVAFHNGVNSDLFIHKLYEKEPQSMAELVHSAQNFMNAEDAIIAKKRKRSERMDANPSRHHEQGTRPKKGRTEERRDRESKKPGPSVRNQQYTPLNAPLEQVLMQIKDDHFLKWPEKMKGDPNKRNRNKYCRFHRDYGHDTDECFDLKQQIENLIK; encoded by the exons atggaggaaatgaaagagaatatgAGAAGGGCGAAtccgatagaagatttggttcaCAGAACTGATTCCCcctttacggcttccatcaatggTCACCCCCTATcatcaaagttcaagttgccttCTCTGGATTCATATGATGGAACACGTGACCCGTTTGATCACATAGCCACTTTCAAGACCATCATGCATCTTCAAGGGGTGCCTGATGAGataatgtgtagagccttcctTACCACCCTTAAGGGTCCGGCGCGAGTTTGgttcagcaaaatacccccaaattcg GGAGAGAACGAGAGCCTTCGGTCATTCATCACCCGTTTCAACAGAGAAGCCCTTAGTGTGGATGAAGCAGATGATAAACTCCTATTGGTGGCCTTCCATAATGGGGTGAATTCGGATCTGTTCATACACAAACTCTATGAAAAAGAGCCCCAGTCCATGGCCGAactcgtccattcggctcagaattttatgaatgcagaagacgcGATCAttgctaagaagaggaagaggtctGAAAGAATGGACGCAAATCCCAGTCGCCATCACGAGCAAGGtactcgtccaaagaagggacggacggaGGAAAGGAGAGACCGAGAAAGTAAGAAGCCAGGCCCTTCAGTACGGAACCAGCAATATACCCCTTTAAACGCTCCACTTgagcaagtccttatgcaaatcaaggatgatcatTTCCTGAAATGGccagagaaaatgaagggagatcccaacaaGCGCAATAGGAACAAGTATTGTCGCTTTCATAGGGATTATGGTCATGACACAGACGAGTGTTTTGATTTAaagcaacaaattgaaaatcttataaAGTAA